One window of the Marmota flaviventris isolate mMarFla1 chromosome 2, mMarFla1.hap1, whole genome shotgun sequence genome contains the following:
- the LOC114087903 gene encoding olfactory receptor 11H4-like → MNDSKTSTVTTFVLLGFPGCQEMKSFLFSLFFGVYVFTIMGNGTIIYAVSLDRQLHTPMYILLANFAFLEICYITSTVPNMLVNFLSETKSISSVSCFLQFYFFTSLGTTETYFLCIMAYDRYLAICRPLHYPTIMTPRLCYILISLCWVFGFLSYSVSTVQLSQLSFCGSNIIDHFMCDMDPLIALSCAPASITEIVFYTLSSLIIILTLLYILGSYTLLLIAVLKVPSAAGRRKAFSTCGSHLTVVCLFFGALLAMYVSPTANNPAAMQKIMTLFYSVVTPFLNPLIYSLRNKEMKAALKKVLRIQ, encoded by the coding sequence ATGAACGATTCAAAGACAAGCACTGTGACCACGTTTGTCCTCCTCGGCTTCCCTGGATGCCAGGAGATGAAGAGTTTCCTCTTTTCGCTGTTCTTTGGGGTCTATGTATTTACCATAATGGGAAATGGGACCATCATCTATGCAGTGAGCCTGGACAGACAGCTCCATACCCCGATGTACATTCTGCTAGCGAACTTTGCTTTCCTTGAAATCTGCTATATCACTTCCACTGTGCCCAATATGTTGGTCAATTTCCTCTCAGAGACAAAATCTATCTCTTCTGTTAGCTGTTTCCTCCAGTTCTACTTTTTTACTTCCCTGGGTACAACCGAAACATACTTCCTCTGCATCATGGCATATGATCGCTACCTGGCTATTTGCCGTCCATTGCACTACCCAACCATCATGACCCCACGCCTGTGCTATATTTTGATTTCTCTGTGCTGGGTGTTTGGGTTCCTCAGTTACTCTGTCTCCACTGTGCAACTCTCTCAATTGTCTTTCTGTGGATCCAACATCATTGATCACTTTATGTGTGACATGGACCCTCTGATAGCTCTGTCTTGTGCTCCAGCTTCTATCACTGAGATTGTTTTCTATACCCTGAGCTCCCTCATTATCATCCTCACCCTTCTGTACATCCTGGGCTCCTACACTCTTTTACTGATAGCTGTTTTAAAAGTCCCGTCAGCAGCTGGCCGGCGGAAAGCCTTTTCTACCTGCGGATCACATCTGACGGTGGTGTGTTTATTTTTTGGAGCCCTCCTGGCAATGTATGTGAGCCCCACAGCCAATAACCCAGCTGCAATGCAGAAGATCATGACTTTGTTTTATTCGGTGGTGACTCCCTTCTTAAACCCTCTGATTTACAGTTTACGAAACAAGGAGATGAAGGCTGCGCTGAAGAAAGTCCTGAGGATACAATAA